One window of the Spirochaetia bacterium 38H-sp genome contains the following:
- a CDS encoding AEC family transporter, which produces MENSIHYPFLLSLFVILTGYVLTRLKVLSLELGKDISRLIVNVTLPAVILNTLTTMELVGSLFFFPLICIAASVIILPFAKLFFNRLSLADRGNAYLTVIGYNIGLFAYPLIEGLYGKDGLAGVAMFDVGNAFVAFGLLYLVARHFSPQEDKKITPVRILKALLYSIPFMSYVIGLSLNIAGLSFPSIIGDAIALIARANNALVLLVLGMTLRFTFPKKTAKVFARALAVRYGLGLVLGFAAFFLLPFDIFYRRILLIGLLLPAPLVIIPYAAENELDMEFAGTYANASVVISFAIMWLIASIT; this is translated from the coding sequence ATGGAAAACAGCATACACTATCCATTTTTGTTATCGCTTTTTGTAATACTCACAGGTTATGTTCTTACCAGACTCAAGGTTTTGTCGCTTGAGCTTGGCAAGGATATATCCAGACTGATAGTCAATGTCACATTACCGGCAGTGATTCTAAATACATTAACAACTATGGAGCTGGTAGGGTCTCTTTTTTTCTTTCCTCTTATATGCATAGCTGCATCGGTGATAATATTGCCTTTTGCAAAGCTTTTTTTTAATAGGCTTTCTCTGGCGGATAGGGGAAATGCTTATCTTACGGTTATTGGCTACAATATAGGTTTGTTTGCCTATCCTCTGATAGAAGGGCTGTATGGTAAGGATGGACTTGCTGGTGTTGCCATGTTTGATGTGGGAAACGCTTTTGTAGCTTTTGGTCTTCTTTATCTGGTGGCAAGACATTTCTCACCACAGGAGGATAAGAAGATAACTCCTGTGCGGATTTTAAAAGCTCTGCTTTACTCCATACCGTTTATGAGTTATGTGATAGGACTTTCTCTTAATATTGCCGGGCTTTCTTTTCCATCTATAATTGGTGATGCCATAGCTCTAATCGCACGGGCAAATAATGCTCTTGTTCTTTTAGTGCTTGGGATGACTCTCAGATTTACGTTTCCCAAAAAGACGGCAAAGGTTTTTGCAAGGGCTCTTGCTGTAAGATACGGTCTTGGGCTTGTTCTGGGTTTTGCTGCTTTCTTTCTTCTACCTTTTGATATCTTTTACAGAAGGATATTGCTCATAGGTCTTCTTCTGCCTGCTCCTCTTGTTATAATCCCCTATGCGGCAGAAAACGAGCTGGATATGGAGTTTGCAGGAACTTATGCTAATGCTTCTGTTGTGATAAGTTTTGCTATCATGTGGCTTATAGCAAGCATCACATAG
- the metH gene encoding methionine synthase: protein MADIKELLSERILFLDGAMGTMLQRHKLEEADYRGEEFAGFDKKDAKGRPINLKGNHDMLTLTRPDIIEGVHRAYLEAGADIIETNTFNSTRTSQADYATEELAYRLNLEAARLARRVADEFCKKTPDKPRFVAGVLGPTNKTLSLSPNVQDPAFRALDFETLEEDYHNSICGLIDGGADIILVETIFDTLNAKAALSALMRYREESGKDVPVMLSATITDAAGRLLAGQTAEAFLFSVLHAEPVSVGFNCAFGPDMMRPHLMSITPHAPCAVSVHPNAGLPNAMGEYDQGPEIMAKTLAMYAREGLLNIVGGCCGTTPEHIKAIVDALSDINPRRIPDKKHETVFTGLEVLRVSRESLFVNVGERTNVAGSARFKKCIANSDWDTALEIARAQVEAGAQIIDINVDDPLIDAPSAMKHFLNLIASEPEISRVPIMLDSSNWKVIEAGLMCLQGKGIVNSISLKDGEEEFIRKARFVKRMGAAVLVMCFDENGQADSLERRMEIAERSYRLLTTKAGIAPEDIVIDANIFAIGTGMAEHANYGVDFLEAVKWIKENLPYAKTSGGVSNISFSFRGNNPLRDAMHSVFLYHAVKAGLDMGIVNPARMLPYEEVPENVRKLIEDLLFNRNPEATELLLEAAEGLSGASSSGGDANKWRELDVEERLTYALLKGISSHLEEDLPEAHKRLGSALAVIEGPLMKGMNEVGRLFGEGKMFLPQVVKTARVMKNAVDFLTPLIKKENAKTGGQHKASMVIATVKGDVHDIGKNIVKVVLECNNYRVIDLGVMVPMQDILETADKEGADVIGLSGLITPSLEEMRIVAEEMERRGKKLPLMVGGAATSPTHTALKIAPEYSGPVIHSTDASDAVKVMSALSSDKKESFIAENREKQKKIREQKLGQIKNFNYISLSEARKKRFIPNWKDYKPVEPVIKGAQTVRLSVKEVRPYIDWRFFYIAWEMPGKFPDILSDAEKGEEAKKLYDDANRMLDIMEENIRIDAAVAFYPACSTENDDILLYDWETDKEFYRIPMLRQQREKKKTPYYLSLSDFLPQEKSGMRDYMGFFVTGAGRDLESFIKEHTDADQYSDILVNILGDRLAEAAAEALHQLVRKKLWGYAPDEKLSPQETLAESYQGIRPAPGYPPCPDHTLKADIWKITDAQKRTGIRLTESYMMMPSSSVSGFYFAHPDSHYFAVGRITEEQLADYATRRNMSTTEAEKWLRSILPES, encoded by the coding sequence ATGGCTGACATAAAAGAGCTTCTCAGCGAGCGGATTCTTTTTCTGGACGGCGCCATGGGGACTATGCTCCAGAGGCATAAGCTGGAAGAAGCCGACTACCGCGGCGAGGAGTTTGCCGGTTTTGATAAAAAGGATGCAAAAGGAAGGCCCATCAATCTCAAGGGCAATCACGATATGCTCACTCTGACGCGACCGGATATAATCGAGGGTGTTCACAGGGCTTATCTTGAGGCCGGAGCGGATATAATAGAGACCAATACCTTTAATTCTACCCGTACTAGCCAGGCAGATTATGCAACAGAGGAGCTTGCCTATAGGCTCAACCTTGAGGCTGCACGTCTTGCAAGACGCGTGGCCGACGAGTTCTGCAAAAAGACACCGGATAAACCGCGTTTTGTGGCAGGAGTGCTGGGCCCAACCAATAAAACCCTTTCTCTGTCCCCCAATGTTCAGGATCCGGCTTTTAGGGCTCTGGATTTTGAGACACTGGAAGAGGACTACCATAATTCCATATGCGGGCTCATAGATGGTGGCGCTGATATCATACTGGTCGAAACAATATTTGATACACTCAATGCAAAGGCAGCATTATCCGCTCTTATGAGATACCGCGAGGAGTCTGGAAAGGATGTGCCTGTTATGCTCTCTGCAACTATCACGGATGCTGCAGGCAGGCTGCTGGCAGGACAAACAGCAGAAGCTTTTCTTTTTTCTGTGCTCCATGCAGAGCCTGTATCCGTAGGTTTTAACTGCGCCTTTGGCCCGGATATGATGAGGCCACATCTTATGTCCATAACCCCGCATGCACCATGCGCAGTAAGCGTGCATCCCAATGCCGGGCTTCCCAATGCTATGGGAGAGTACGACCAGGGACCGGAAATCATGGCAAAAACACTAGCTATGTATGCCAGGGAAGGGCTTCTCAACATAGTAGGTGGTTGTTGCGGTACAACACCGGAGCATATAAAGGCAATTGTTGATGCTCTATCGGACATAAATCCACGCAGGATTCCTGACAAAAAACATGAGACTGTCTTTACCGGGCTTGAGGTTTTGCGTGTAAGCAGGGAGAGCCTCTTTGTCAACGTGGGGGAGAGAACCAATGTGGCAGGTTCTGCACGTTTTAAAAAATGCATTGCAAATTCTGACTGGGATACAGCTCTTGAGATTGCAAGGGCACAGGTAGAGGCAGGGGCTCAGATAATAGATATCAACGTTGATGATCCGCTTATAGATGCACCCTCTGCAATGAAGCACTTTCTCAACCTGATTGCCTCAGAGCCTGAGATAAGCAGAGTACCTATCATGCTGGATTCTTCCAACTGGAAGGTGATAGAAGCAGGTCTTATGTGCTTACAGGGTAAAGGTATAGTAAACTCCATAAGTCTCAAAGACGGCGAGGAAGAGTTTATAAGGAAAGCACGCTTTGTAAAGCGTATGGGAGCAGCTGTTCTTGTTATGTGCTTTGACGAGAACGGACAGGCAGACAGCCTGGAGAGACGCATGGAGATTGCAGAACGTTCTTACAGACTGCTTACAACTAAGGCAGGAATAGCACCAGAAGATATTGTTATAGATGCTAACATATTTGCAATAGGAACAGGCATGGCAGAACACGCCAATTATGGTGTGGATTTCCTTGAAGCCGTAAAGTGGATTAAAGAAAATCTTCCCTATGCAAAGACATCCGGCGGAGTAAGCAATATATCTTTTTCCTTCAGAGGCAACAATCCGCTTAGAGATGCAATGCATTCTGTATTTCTCTACCATGCGGTAAAAGCAGGACTTGATATGGGCATAGTAAACCCAGCACGCATGCTTCCATATGAAGAGGTGCCGGAAAACGTGCGCAAGCTAATAGAAGACCTGCTTTTTAACAGGAATCCAGAAGCAACAGAACTTCTGCTCGAGGCTGCCGAAGGTTTATCAGGAGCGTCCTCTTCTGGAGGAGATGCCAATAAGTGGAGAGAGCTGGACGTAGAAGAACGCTTGACATATGCACTTCTCAAGGGAATAAGCAGTCATCTAGAAGAAGACCTCCCGGAAGCACACAAAAGACTAGGCTCAGCACTTGCCGTGATAGAAGGCCCTCTTATGAAAGGAATGAACGAAGTTGGAAGGCTTTTTGGCGAAGGCAAAATGTTTTTGCCTCAGGTCGTAAAGACCGCACGGGTTATGAAAAATGCAGTTGACTTTCTCACCCCCCTTATAAAGAAAGAAAATGCAAAAACAGGCGGGCAGCATAAAGCAAGCATGGTGATAGCAACAGTAAAAGGTGATGTGCACGATATAGGAAAGAACATAGTAAAAGTGGTCCTTGAGTGCAACAATTATAGGGTAATAGACTTGGGAGTTATGGTACCAATGCAGGATATCCTTGAAACTGCAGACAAAGAAGGTGCGGATGTCATAGGGCTTTCCGGACTCATTACACCTTCTTTGGAAGAGATGAGAATAGTAGCAGAAGAGATGGAAAGGAGGGGCAAGAAGCTGCCCCTCATGGTAGGTGGAGCTGCAACCAGTCCCACGCATACTGCACTCAAGATAGCACCAGAATACTCTGGACCTGTCATACATTCTACCGATGCATCAGATGCAGTAAAGGTTATGAGCGCCCTAAGCTCGGACAAGAAAGAAAGCTTTATCGCAGAAAATAGAGAAAAGCAGAAAAAAATAAGAGAACAAAAACTGGGACAGATAAAAAATTTTAACTATATTTCTTTGTCGGAAGCAAGAAAAAAGCGCTTTATCCCGAATTGGAAGGATTATAAGCCTGTAGAACCTGTGATAAAAGGAGCACAGACAGTGAGGCTCTCTGTAAAAGAAGTGCGGCCATACATAGACTGGAGATTCTTTTACATTGCATGGGAAATGCCGGGAAAGTTTCCCGACATCCTATCTGATGCAGAAAAGGGGGAAGAAGCAAAGAAACTGTACGACGATGCCAACAGAATGCTGGATATAATGGAAGAAAACATAAGAATAGATGCAGCTGTTGCCTTCTATCCTGCATGCTCTACAGAAAACGATGATATCCTTCTCTATGACTGGGAAACAGATAAAGAATTCTACAGAATTCCTATGCTCAGACAACAGAGAGAAAAGAAAAAAACCCCTTATTACCTTAGCCTGTCGGACTTTCTTCCACAGGAAAAAAGCGGTATGAGGGATTATATGGGCTTTTTTGTAACAGGTGCCGGGAGAGACCTAGAATCCTTTATAAAGGAGCACACAGATGCAGACCAATACTCGGATATACTCGTAAACATCCTTGGAGACAGACTCGCGGAAGCCGCAGCAGAAGCTTTGCATCAGCTCGTGAGAAAAAAGCTCTGGGGATATGCTCCGGATGAAAAACTCAGTCCTCAGGAAACTCTGGCAGAAAGCTATCAAGGCATAAGACCTGCTCCAGGTTACCCCCCCTGTCCCGACCATACGCTCAAAGCAGATATATGGAAAATCACGGATGCTCAGAAGCGTACGGGCATAAGACTCACAGAAAGCTATATGATGATGCCCTCTTCATCTGTCAGCGGATTTTACTTTGCCCATCCCGATTCCCATTATTTTGCAGTAGGCCGCATAACAGAAGAACAGCTTGCTGACTACGCAACAAGACGCAATATGAGCACTACGGAAGCAGAAAAATGGCTGCGAAGTATTCTACCAGAAAGCTGA